Genomic window (Jeotgalibacillus haloalkalitolerans):
GGTGCCGATCACCACGGCTATATTCCGCGTATGAAAGCGGCTGTTGAGGCACTTGGTTACAACCGTGAAAACCTTGAAGTTGAAGTCATCCAGATGGTTCAGCTGTATAAAGACGGCGAGAAAATGAAGATGAGTAAGCGTACAGGTAAAGCTGTAACAATGCGTGAGCTTGTGGATGAAGTTGGTCTTGATGCCGTACGTTACTTCTTCGCCATGCGTTCAGGCGACTCACATATGGACTTTGACCTGGATCTAGCCGTGTCACAATCAAATGAAAACCCTGTGTATTACGCACAATATGCACACGCACGTATTTGCAGTATTCTGCGTTCAGCAGAGGAGCAGGGCTTCAGCTTTGCGGATCAGGCTGATGTATCACTGATCGGTACTGAAAAAGAAATCGACCTGCTGAAAAAGCTTGGTGAATTCCCGCAGGTAGTCGGTACAGCTGCGCAAATGCGTACACCGCACCGTGTTGCAACGTATATCAATGAGCTTGCTTCAGCATTCCACAGCTTCTACAATGCGAATAAAGTACTTGATGCAGAAGCACCTGAGCTGACAAAAGCACGTCTCAACCTGATTCAGGCAGTACGCCAGACAATCAGCAATGCACTGAAGCTGATTGGTGTAGCAGCGCCTGAGCAAATGTAATGACTTTTAAAAACTGTCTCTATGTGAGGCAGTTTTTTTGTGGTTAAAAAAGCAGTTAGATTGTATAGGTATTTAGATGTGTATATCATTGATTAGTAGGGTATATGTAAAATAAATACCATTTTTCTAGAAAGGATGTTGAGATGAAGAAGCTTCTGTTATTTACAGGAACTGTCTTTCTGTTAACGGCCTGTAATGAGGAAGAGTCACCAGATTACATTTTTACAGGTGAGGGAGAGCACTGGGAGGCCAATTTGGAAATGACGGAGTTCGTCAGTGATGATGACCAGGAAATGATGGAGCAATCTTTTACCCTGACCTTTAAAGGAGAGAATGAAGACCTTTTGGGATCGGATCGAACAGGAGAAGTCATTGGTGGATATGTTTCGAGTGATGGAGAGTACGCGACGACATGGGGATTTAACGAACAATCAATTGAAGACACCTTATTTACAACTACCAGAAATACTGCGTTGGAATATAGTTCTTTTTCTGAGACTGAGACAATCGAAATATTCGTTGAATGGGAAGGCGGAAACGAAGAAATGTTTGAAATCACATCATCAGAGTAACCACTCAGGTCTTTCACGATCTGGGTTTTTATGTGAAGGATTTTCTCTTAAACGTCTCGAATAACCATATTTGGAGGTGATCACATGAATATTTTAAATAAACACCTGAC
Coding sequences:
- a CDS encoding lipoprotein, translated to MKKLLLFTGTVFLLTACNEEESPDYIFTGEGEHWEANLEMTEFVSDDDQEMMEQSFTLTFKGENEDLLGSDRTGEVIGGYVSSDGEYATTWGFNEQSIEDTLFTTTRNTALEYSSFSETETIEIFVEWEGGNEEMFEITSSE